From the Cervus elaphus chromosome 20, mCerEla1.1, whole genome shotgun sequence genome, one window contains:
- the LOC122676373 gene encoding basic proline-rich protein-like, translating to MLVGVSTLAGITAWGASATSRLVGWVFPAGPPRRDLCAPSLPPREPTQDQHPLGVTSGARESQPARDLALNGPAAQRGGWHAGHGEAGVSVATGPTPRGRSPSLVFGCGHRRGRCRPALATTTAHAPTPTPTRPVRPHLLPTTTDSRRTSTSPGASRPPPGAADAAPQEGGGGGWGWEASGGSWWKRREVATAAKRFAPGHGGAGLNRAWAGGAGSRGLCGSAEQAASGPPARPRHRGAHTRPWQGKSSRPPALSVRLPWRAVLLSAASKHCARHRLLAHTPKAARQLPGSLLPALSAPNAPAGRAAELSKRSARCPGPPPDAGPGLAPAHSRRRRRRIPAPTPRQREALRRRRRHQQPTSNPIRASSTQRPGSTGPTAPGRRSRGLAAPRPFAPRRGPRTPPPSPPGGNAGHAASSSQLAKALLHRALGEATSHDDRGTREPAACRRHGALPRRAGREPRSPLRQPLWAGGPQDPAIVGQGRGGGQGGRRSAVATERPATTEGSGWRAAPAGILTTILTRTAATALPPGPSRALGLPAHASPVPSTGPDPTAHQTNRLGHRGGPRPRHGPGPPGALDTPRARRLLPPTRPFRREKGVREGKRGCEDTVGARRPASGEEGRGRPPACLARRTARPATGAGARAASGLSQASGHAPAQARPFLHTRPPPATRNLQSFSAQLSSPGVCGCSCCFSGLPACASRTLAHPPTRKAPPRPTPVGADARGPAPGGEPSSLRGRRDFCLLNGQVALAALLPRPPPAAPPPAGTLSSAPAPPARLRHPATPRRPSPPPALPARGLLRALHASPPCGLGRATPACLPPGTRATHPCCGPANTGLPCTNPSREGRSAGVGAEALRARPAQPQAPSPRPGPRRHRARSRGEGGEAAARAGAKRGLACSLPQPAVPEPGAALPKGPSSPPPPPTLSERSARERRRPERRSQAHNAFGSWGLSAARGGGGGAPGSRAPALASTQHRPSPGSRPPPAMVAERNVGARPRRPRSACPRRRRRLLAPSGDTDSVAAAVVGAEGAGPAEWAGGPPPRGPSESAAPWGPARARTLALRSAARRLLLGWSRQMPTGRAVSSDGRVLASASGAASGGGGHRCMGGSVLPTTPPAPTHGPAAKPLWPQALRAQPPVCPDTSLVVAGFLTRTQPVAHGLRWKAHPTSGSRRPHLFTFPNVCLQAPWLTLATLRESITLPSALLRQ from the exons aTGTTGGTCGGCGTGTCCACCCTGGCCGGCATCACTGCCTGGGGCGCATCTGCCACCTCCCGGCTGGTTGGCTGGGTTTTCCCGGCCGGCCCGCCCCGCCGGGATCTGTGTGCTCCCTCACTTCCCCCGCGCG agcccactcaggACCAGCACCCTCTTGGAGTCACCAGCGGCGCACGGGAGTCACAGCCAGCCCGGGACCTGGCACTCAATGGCCCAGCCGCCCAGAGAGGTGGCTGGCACGCGGGGCATGGGGAGGCAGGCGTGTCCGTGGCCACTGGCCCCACTCCCAGAGGCAGATCCCCCTCGCTCGTCTTCGGCTGTGGCCACCGCCGCGGCCGCTGCCGGCCCGCGCTGGCGACCACCACAGCCCACGCCccgacccctacccccacccgccCTGTCcggccccacctcctccccaccaccactgacAGCAGGAGAACCAGCACAAGCCCAGGAGCATCGCGGCCGCCACCAGGGGCAGCAGACGCCGcccctcaggagggagggggcgggggctggggctgggaggcctCAGGCGGGTCGTGGTGGAAGCGGCGCGAGGTGGCCACTGCGGCCAAAAGGTTTGCCCCGGGGCACGGCGGGGCTGGCCTGAATCGTGCTTGGGCTGGAGGTGCAGGGTCCCGGGGCCTCTGTGGCAGCGCTGAGCAAGC CGCCTccgggccgcccgcccgcccgcgccaCCGTGGTGCCCACACTCGGCCTTGGCAAGGCAAGTCCAGCCGCCCGCCGGCCCTGTCTGTCCGCCTGCCCTGGCGGGCCGTCTTGCTCTCAGCAGCCTCAAAACACTGCGCGCGCCACCGGCTTCTCGCACACACGCCAAAAGCCGCGCGCCAGCTGCCtggctccctgctcccagctctctCTGCCCCGAACGCCCCTGCCGGGAGGGCGGCGGAGCTCAGCAAAAGGTCGGCCCGCTGC CCCGGGCCGCCGCCAGACGCCGGCCCCGGGCTCGCCCCAGCACactctcgccgccgccgccgccgcatccCTGCCCCGACGCCCCGTCAGCGGGAGGCTCTGCGCCGCCGCCGGCGCCACCAGCAGCCCACCAGCAACCCCATCCGCGCCAGCTCTACGCAGCGGCCGGGGTCCACCGGCCCCACCGCCCCGGGGCGGCGCTCCCGCGGCCTTGCGGCCCCCCGGCCGTTCGCTCCCCGCCGCGGCCCGCGAACGCCTCCGCCCTCACCCCCGGGGGGCAACGCGGGGCACGCGGCTTCCAGCAGCCAGCTGGCCAAAGCCCTTCTCCACCGTGCGCTGGGCGAGGCCACTTCCCACGACGACAGGGGGACACGGGAGCCAGCCGCCTGCAGGCGTCACGGCGCTCTGCCGCGCCGCGCCGGTCGCGAGCCTAGGAGCCCACTGAGGCAGCCCCTGTGGGCGGGCGGGCCGCAAGATCCGGCTATTGTCGGGCAAGGCCGTGGGGGTGGCCAAGGAGGCCGTCGCTCCGCCGTGGCGACCGAGCGCCCGGCGACGACAGAGGGCTCAGGCTGGAGGGCTGCACCG GCGGGGATACTCACCACTATACTAACGAGGACGGCGGCGACCGCCCTGCCGCCCGGCCCCTCTCGGGCTCTCGGGCTGCCTGCCCACGCCTCCCCCGTGCCCAGCACGGGCCCCGACCCGACCGCCCACCAAACCAACCGCCTCGGTCACAGAGGCGGCCCGCGACCCCGACACGGACCCGGACCCCCCGGGGCACTGGACACTCCTCGTGCGCGCCGCCTCTTGCCTCCAACGCGGCCATTCCGCCGGGAGAAGGGGGTCCGAGAAGGCAAGCGAGGCTGCGAGGACACGGTGGGCGCGCGCCGGCCCGCGTCTGGCGAGGAGGGGCGCGG ACGGCCGCCTGCCTGCCTGGCGCGGCGCACCGCGCGGCCCGCCACGGGCGCCGGGGCTCGCGCCGCGTCGGGTCTCAGCCAGGCGAGCGGCCACGCGCCCGCCCAGGCCCGCC CCTTTCTCCACACacgcccgccccccgccaccaggAACCTTCAGTCCTTCTCAGCGCAGCTTTCCTCCCCAGGTGTCtgcggctgcagctgctgcttttcCGGCCTCCCCGCCTGCGCCTCGCGCACCCTCGCCCACCCTCCCACTCGCaaggccccaccccgccccacccccgtcgGCGCCGACGCACGCGGCCCCGCGCCGGGTGGCGAGCCCTCCTCGCTTCGCGGGCGCCGCGACTTCTGCCTGCTGAACGGCCAAGTCGCTCTCGCAGCCTTGCTTCCACGTCCGCCCCCGGCCGCTCCCCCTCCGGCCGGCACCCTGTCGTCCGCGCCCGCGCCGCCGGCCCGCCTGCGCCACCCAGCCACACCCAGGCGGCCGAGCCCCCCCCCCGCCTTGCCCGCCAGGGGGCTGCTGCGTGCCCTCCACGCTTCTCCGCCTTGCGGCCTCGGCCGGGCCACACCTGCCTGCCTCCCGCCCGGGACGCGCGCCACGCACCCTTGCTGCGGGCCGGCGAACACCGGCCTTCCGTGCACgaacccgtcccgggaagggcgcTCGGCTGGGGTGGGAGCGGAAGCCCTGCGTGCCCGTCCAGCCCAGCCACAGGCGCCCAGCCCGCGCCCCGGCCCTCGGCGCCACCGCGCCCGttcccggggggaggggggggaagcCGCCGCCCGGGCCGGAGCCAAGcgcggcctggcgtgctccctGCCTCAGCCGGCAGTCCCCGAGCCAGGAGCCGCTCTGCCCAAGGgcccctcctcaccaccaccaccacccaccctgtCAGAGCGGAGCGCCCGCGAGCGCCGTCGGCCAGAGCGCAGGAGCCAGGCTCACAACGCCTTTGGGTCCTGGGGCCTGAGCGCCGctcggggcggcggcgggggcgcccCGGGGAGTCGCGCTCCCGCGCTCGCGAGCACCCAGCACAGGCCGAGCCCGGGGTCCCGGCCCCCGCCCGCAATG GTCGCTGAGAGGAACGTCGGCGCGCGGCCGCGGCGACCACGCAGCGCCTGCCCACGCAGACGGCGTCGGCTCCTGGCCCCCTCGGGCGACACCGACAGCGTCGCGGCGGCCGTGGTCGGCGCAGAAGGCGCGGGACCGGCCGAGTGGGCCGGCGGCCCGCCGCCCCGGGGTCCCTCCGAGAGCGCCGCGCCCTGGGGTCCTGCACGTGCCCGGACCCTGGCTTTGAGGTCGGCCGCCCGTCGTCTCCTGCTCGGATGGAGCAGACAGATGCCCACTGGGCGAGCGGTGAGCAGTGACGGGCGGGTGTTGGCCAGCGCCTCTGGGGCGGCGTCGGGCGGCGGCGGCCACCGGTgcatgggtggttcagtg CTGCCCAcgacccctcccgcccccacacACGGCCCTGCTGCCAAGCCGCTGTGGCCCCAAGCCCTGCGGGCTCAGCCGCCCGTGTGCCCAGACACCTCCCTTGTGGTTGCTGGCTTCCTCACGCGGACCCAGCCGGTGGCTCACGGATTGCGCTGGAAGGCACACCCCACCTCTGGCAGCCGCCGGCCCCACCTCTTCACCTTTCCCAACGTCTGTCTCCAAGCTCCCTGGCTCACTCTCGCCACACTCCGAGAATCAATCACCCTCC CATCAGCCCTGCTCCGCCAGTAA
- the LOC122678379 gene encoding proline-rich protein 36-like, whose amino-acid sequence MDCNVILFPSSRVIPPPLPFRLPYTKAVFCVSRSLFGRGVLGQMGALFGPHETPGIPAANHHPPSHPEPPAMAHPRLDIWSCVLASARSPSPPPSLSNLRHRAPGPQARPHLPATVPLQPRAIPHMPCPALAFTSAGLPPAPQTHPCHPPTPTADLSQPHTGAWHGVATASMLLQRPCSSGRPIFRPGPRESHASPFPPALHADATPKHPWACLPAPCSLPPPLPAMALPRSLILVGHPPAMAPGSFVPHSHPRTLTPTAPAGASRKPPAAMASTQPTQDQHPLGVTSGARESQPARDLALNGPAAQRGGWHAGHGEAGVSVATGPTPRGRSPSLVFGCGHRRGRCRPALATTTAHAPTPTPTRPVRPHLLPTTTDSRRTSTSPGAWRPPPGAAAAAPQEGGGGGWGWEASGGSWWKRREVATAAKRFAPGHGGAGLNRAWAGGAGSRGLCGSAEQASLKTLRAPPASRTHAKSRAPAAWLPAPSSLCPERPSREGGGAQQKPGPPPDAGPGLAPAHSRRRRRRIPAPTPRQREALRRRRRHQQPTSNPIRASSTQRPGSTGPTAPGRRSRGLAAPRPFAPRRGPRTPPPSPPGGNAGHAASSSQLAKALLHRALGEATSHDDRGTREPAACRRHGALPRRAGREPRSPLRQPLWAGGPQDPAMVGQGRGGGQGGRRSAVATERPATTEGSGWRAAPAGILTTILTRTAATALPPGPSRALGLPAHASPVPSTGPDPTAHQTNRLGHRGGPRPRHGPGPPGALDTPRARRLLPPTRPFRREKGVREGKRGCEDTVGARRPASGEEGRGRPPACLARRTARPATGAGARAASGLSQASGHAPAQARPFLHTRPPPATRNLQSFSAQLSSPGVCGCSCCFSGLPACASRTLAHPPTRKAPPRPTPVGADARGPAPGGEPSSLRGRRDFCLLNDQVALAALLPRPPPAAPPPAGTLSSAPAPPARLRHPATPRRPSPPALPARGLLRALHASPPCGLGRATPACLPPGTRATHPCCGPANTGLPCTNPSREGRSAGVGAEALRARPAQPQAPSPRPGPRRHRARSRGEGGEAAARAGAKRGLACSLPQPAVPEPGAALPKGPSSPPPPPTLSERSARERRRPERRSQAHNAFGSWGLSAARGGGGGAPGSRAPALASTQHRPSPGSRPPPAMVAERNVGARPRRPRSACPRRRRRLLAPSGDTDSVAAAVVGAEGAGPAEWAGGPPPRGPSESAAPWGPARARTLALRSAARRLLLGWSRQMPTGRAVSSDGRVLASASGAASGGGGHRCMGGSVLPTTPPAPTHGPAAKPLWPQALRAQPPVCPDTSLVVAGFLTRTQPVAHGLRWKAHPTSGSRRPHLFTFPNVCLQAPWLTLATLRESITLPSALLRQ is encoded by the exons ATGGACTGCAACGTGATTCTGTTTCCCAG CTCCAGAGTCATCCCTCCACCGCTGCCCTTCCGCCTGCCTTACACCAAGGCGGTTTTCTGCGTGAGCCGGTCTCTCTTCG GACGGGGTGTGCTCGGTCAGATGGGAGCTCTCTTTGGTCCTCATGAAACCCCAGGCATCCCCGCTGCCAACCAccacccaccatcccaccctGAGCCCCCAGCAATGGCACACCCGAGACTGGACATCTGGTCCTG CGTCCTAGCCAGCGCCCGGAGCCCCAGCCCACCGCCGAGCCTGAGCAACCTGCGGCACCGCGCGCCAGG ACCCCAGGCTCGGCCCCATCTACCCGCCACTGTCCCCCTGCAGCCCCGGGCCATCCCTCacatgccctgccctgccctggcgtTCACCAGTGCGGGCCTGCCTCCAGCTCCGCagacccacccctgccacccGCCCACCCCGACCGCAGACCTGTCCCAGCCTCACACGGGTGCCTGGCACGGCGTCGCCACCGCCTCCATGCTTCTGCAGAGGCCCTGCTCGAGTGGCCGGCCCATCTTTCGGCCAGGTCCCCGCGAGTCCCATGCCTCCCCCTTCCCGCCGGCCCTCCACGCAGACGCCACGCCCAAGCACCCCTGGGCCTGCCTCCCCGCACCCTGCTCGCTGCCGCCCCCTCTCCCTGCGATGGCTCTGCCCCGGTCCCTGATCCTCGTGGGGCACCCACCAGCCATGGCCCCAGGCAGCTTCGTCCCGCACTCTCACCCACGCACGCTGACGCCCACGGCCCCGGCAGGGGCGTCGAGGAAACCTCCTGCGGCGATGGCTAGCACGC agcccactcaggACCAGCACCCTCTTGGAGTCACCAGCGGCGCACGGGAGTCACAGCCAGCCCGGGACCTGGCACTCAATGGCCCAGCCGCCCAGAGAGGTGGCTGGCACGCGGGGCATGGGGAGGCAGGCGTGTCCGTGGCCACTGGCCCCACTCCCAGAGGCAGATCCCCCTCGCTCGTCTTCGGCTGTGGCCACCGCCGCGGCCGCTGCCGGCCCGCGCTGGCGACCACCACAGCCCACGCCccgacccctacccccacccgccCTGTCcgaccccacctcctccccaccaccactgacAGCAGGAGAACCAGCACAAGCCCAGGAGCATGGCGGCCGCCACCAGGGGCAGCAGCCGCCGcccctcaggagggagggggcgggggctggggctgggaggcctCAGGCGGGTCGTGGTGGAAGCGGCGCGAGGTGGCCACTGCGGCCAAAAGGTTTGCCCCGGGGCACGGCGGGGCTGGCCTGAATCGTGCTTGGGCTGGAGGTGCAGGGTCCCGGGGCCTCTGTGGCAGCGCTGAGCAAGC CAGCCTCAAAACACTGCGCGCGCCACCGGCTTCTCGCACACACGCCAAAAGCCGCGCGCCAGCTGCCtggctccctgctcccagctctctCTGCCCCGAACGCCCCAGCCGGGAGGGCGGCGGAGCTCAGCAAAAG CCCGGGCCGCCGCCAGACGCCGGCCCCGGGCTCGCCCCAGCACactctcgccgccgccgccgccgcatccCTGCCCCGACGCCCCGTCAGCGGGAGGCTCTGCGCCGCCGCCGGCGCCACCAGCAGCCCACCAGCAACCCCATCCGCGCCAGCTCTACGCAGCGGCCGGGGTCCACCGGCCCCACCGCCCCGGGGCGGCGCTCCCGCGGCCTTGCGGCCCCCCGGCCGTTCGCTCCCCGCCGCGGCCCGCGAACGCCTCCGCCCTCACCCCCGGGGGGCAACGCGGGGCACGCGGCTTCCAGCAGCCAGCTGGCCAAAGCCCTTCTCCACCGTGCGCTGGGCGAGGCCACTTCCCACGACGACAGGGGGACACGGGAGCCAGCCGCCTGCAGGCGTCACGGCGCTCTGCCGCGCCGCGCCGGTCGCGAGCCTAGGAGCCCACTGAGGCAGCCCCTGTGGGCGGGCGGGCCGCAAGATCCGGCTATGGTCGGGCAAGGCCGTGGGGGTGGCCAAGGAGGCCGTCGCTCCGCCGTGGCGACCGAGCGCCCGGCGACGACAGAGGGCTCAGGCTGGAGGGCTGCACCG GCGGGGATACTCACCACTATACTAACGAGGACGGCGGCGACCGCCCTGCCGCCCGGCCCCTCTCGGGCTCTCGGGCTGCCTGCCCACGCCTCCCCCGTGCCCAGCACGGGCCCCGACCCGACCGCCCACCAAACCAACCGCCTCGGTCACAGAGGCGGCCCGCGACCCCGACACGGACCCGGACCCCCCGGGGCACTGGACACTCCTCGTGCGCGCCGCCTCTTGCCTCCAACGCGGCCATTCCGCCGGGAGAAGGGGGTCCGAGAAGGCAAGCGAGGCTGCGAGGACACGGTGGGCGCGCGCCGGCCCGCGTCTGGCGAGGAGGGGCGCGG ACGGCCGCCTGCCTGCCTGGCGCGGCGCACCGCGCGGCCCGCCACGGGCGCCGGGGCTCGCGCCGCGTCGGGTCTCAGCCAGGCGAGCGGCCACGCGCCCGCCCAGGCCCGCC CCTTTCTCCACACacgcccgccccccgccaccaggAACCTTCAGTCCTTCTCAGCGCAGCTTTCCTCCCCAGGTGTCtgcggctgcagctgctgcttttcCGGCCTCCCCGCCTGCGCCTCGCGCACCCTCGCCCACCCTCCCACTCGCaaggccccaccccgccccacccccgtcgGCGCCGACGCACGCGGCCCCGCGCCGGGTGGCGAGCCCTCCTCGCTTCGCGGGCGCCGCGACTTCTGCCTGCTGAACGACCAAGTCGCTCTCGCAGCCTTGCTTCCACGTCCGCCCCCGGCCGCTCCCCCTCCGGCCGGCACCCTGTCGTCCGCGCCCGCGCCGCCGGCCCGCCTGCGCCACCCAGCCACACCCAGGCGGCCGAGCCCCCCCGCCTTGCCCGCCAGGGGGCTGCTGCGTGCCCTCCACGCTTCTCCGCCTTGCGGCCTCGGCCGGGCCACACCTGCCTGCCTCCCGCCCGGGACGCGCGCCACGCACCCTTGCTGCGGGCCGGCGAACACCGGCCTTCCGTGCACgaacccgtcccgggaagggcgcTCGGCTGGGGTGGGAGCGGAAGCCCTGCGTGCCCGTCCAGCCCAGCCACAGGCGCCCAGCCCGCGCCCCGGCCCTCGGCGCCACCGCGCCCGttcccggggggaggggggggaagcCGCCGCCCGGGCCGGAGCCAAGcgcggcctggcgtgctccctGCCTCAGCCGGCAGTCCCCGAGCCAGGAGCCGCTCTGCCCAAGGgcccctcctcaccaccaccaccacccaccctgtCAGAGCGGAGCGCCCGCGAGCGCCGTCGGCCAGAGCGCAGGAGCCAGGCTCACAACGCCTTTGGGTCCTGGGGCCTGAGCGCCGctcggggcggcggcgggggcgcccCGGGGAGTCGCGCTCCCGCGCTCGCGAGCACCCAGCACAGGCCGAGCCCGGGGTCCCGGCCCCCGCCCGCAATG GTCGCTGAGAGGAACGTCGGCGCGCGGCCGCGGCGACCACGCAGCGCCTGCCCACGCAGACGGCGTCGGCTCCTGGCCCCCTCGGGCGACACCGACAGCGTCGCGGCGGCCGTGGTCGGCGCAGAAGGCGCGGGACCGGCCGAGTGGGCCGGCGGCCCGCCGCCCCGGGGTCCCTCCGAGAGCGCCGCGCCCTGGGGTCCTGCACGTGCCCGGACCCTGGCTTTGAGGTCGGCCGCCCGTCGTCTCCTGCTCGGATGGAGCAGACAGATGCCCACTGGGCGAGCGGTGAGCAGTGACGGGCGGGTGTTGGCCAGCGCCTCTGGGGCGGCGTCGGGCGGCGGCGGCCACCGGTgcatgggtggttcagtg CTGCCCAcgacccctcccgcccccacacACGGCCCTGCTGCCAAGCCGCTGTGGCCCCAAGCCCTGCGGGCTCAGCCGCCCGTGTGCCCAGACACCTCCCTTGTGGTTGCTGGCTTCCTCACGCGGACCCAGCCGGTGGCTCACGGATTGCGCTGGAAGGCACACCCCACCTCTGGCAGCCGCCGGCCCCACCTCTTCACCTTTCCCAACGTCTGTCTCCAAGCTCCCTGGCTCACTCTCGCCACACTCCGAGAATCAATCACCCTCC CATCAGCCCTGCTCCGCCAGTAA
- the LOC122676374 gene encoding basic proline-rich protein-like encodes MVGQGRGVAKEAVAPPWRPSARRRQRAQAGGLHRTGPDPTAHQTNRLGHRGGPRPRHGPGPPGALDTPRARRLLPPTRPFRREKGVREGKRGCEDTVGARRPASGEEGRGRPPACLARRTARPATGAGARAASGLSQASGHAPAQARRQDGRAPFSTHARPPPPGTFSPSQRSFPPQVSAAAAAAFPASPPAPRAPSPTLPLARPHPAPPPVGADARGPAPGGEPSSLRGRRDFCLLNGQLALAALLPRPPPAAPPPPGTLSSAPAPPARLRHPATPRRPSPPRLARQGAAACPPRFSALRPRPGHTCLPPARDARHAPLLRAGEHRPSVHEPVPGRALGWGGSGSPACPSSPATGAQPAPRPSAPPRPFPGGGGGSRRPGRSQARPGVLPASAGSPRARSRSAQGPLLTTTTTHPVRAERPRAPSARAQEPGSQRLWVLGPERRSGRRRGRPGESRSRAREHPPSTGRARGPGPRPQWHAPSRPCRKASPPEGFWVGTRQVAERNVGARPAATTQAPAHADGVGSWPPRATPTASRRPWSAQKARDRPSGPAARRPGVPPRAPRPGVLHVARTLAFEVGRPSSPARMEQTDATGRAVSSDGRVLASASGAASGGGGHRCPRPLPPPHTALLPSRCGPKPCGLSRPCAQTPPLVVAGFLTRTQPVAHGLRWKAHPTSGSRRPHLFTFPNHQPCSASNTTSACTLTIPLLPQTHPSHPPPPLLPTSPISTAPSRPRARSPVPP; translated from the exons ATGGTCGGGCAAGGCCGTGGGGTGGCCAAGGAGGCCGTCGCTCCGCCGTGGCGACCGAGCGCCCGGCGACGACAGAGGGCTCAGGCTGGAGGGCTGCACCG CACGGGCCCCGACCCGACCGCCCACCAAACCAACCGCCTCGGTCACAGAGGCGGCCCGCGACCCCGACACGGACCCGGACCCCCCGGGGCACTGGACACTCCTCGTGCGCGCCGCCTCTTGCCTCCAACGCGGCCATTCCGCCGGGAGAAGGGGGTCCGAGAAGGCAAGCGAGGCTGCGAGGACACGGTGGGCGCGCGCCGGCCCGCGTCTGGCGAGGAGGGGCGCGG ACGGCCGCCTGCCTGCCTGGCGCGGCGCACCGCGCGGCCCGCCACGGGCGCCGGGGCTCGCGCCGCGTCGGGTCTCAGCCAGGCGAGCGGCCACGCGCCCGCCCAGGCCCGCCGTCAGGATGGCCGAGCG CCTTTCTCCACACacgcccgccccccgccaccaggAACCTTCAGTCCTTCTCAGCGCAGCTTTCCTCCCCAGGTGTCtgcggctgcagctgctgcttttcCGGCCTCCCCGCCTGCGCCTCGCGCACCCTCGCCCACCCTCCCACTCGCaaggccccaccccgcccccccccccgtcGGCGCCGACGCACGCGGCCCCGCGCCGGGTGGCGAGCCCTCCTCGCTTCGCGGGCGCCGCGACTTCTGCCTGCTGAACGGCCAACTCGCTCTCGCAGCCTTGCTTCCACGTCCGCCCCCGGCCGCTCCCCCTCCGCCCGGCACCCTGTCGTCCGCGCCCGCGCCGCCGGCCCGCCTGCGCCACCCAGCCACACCCAGGCGGCCGAGCCCCCCCCGCCTTGCCCGCCAGGGGGCTGCTGCGTGCCCTCCACGCTTCTCCGCCTTGCGGCCTCGGCCGGGCCACACCTGCCTGCCTCCCGCCCGGGACGCGCGCCACGCACCCTTGCTGCGGGCCGGCGAACACCGGCCTTCCGTGCACgaacccgtcccgggaagggcgcTCGGCTGGGGTGGGAGCGGAAGCCCTGCGTGCCCGTCCAGCCCAGCCACAGGCGCCCAGCCCGCGCCCCGGCCCTCGGCGCCACCGCGCCCGttcccggggggaggggggggaagcCGCCGCCCGGGCCGGAGCCAAGcgcggcctggcgtgctccctGCCTCAGCCGGCAGTCCCCGAGCCAGGAGCCGCTCTGCCCAAGGgcccctcctcaccaccaccaccacccaccctgtCAGAGCGGAGCGCCCGCGAGCGCCGTCGGCCAGAGCGCAGGAGCCAGGCTCACAACGCCTTTGGGTCCTGGGGCCTGAGCGCCGctcggggcggcggcgggggcgcccCGGGGAGTCGCGCTCCCGCGCTCGCGAGCACCCACCCAGCACAGGCCGAGCCCGGGGTCCCGGCCCCCGCCCGCAATGGCACGCTCCATCCCGCCCCTGCCGGAAAGCCAGCCCGCCAGAGGGGTTTTGGGTCGGGACCCGGCAGGTCGCTGAGAGGAACGTCGGCGCGCGGCCCGCGGCGACCACGCAGGCGCCTGCCCACGCAGACGGCGTCGGCTCCTGGCCCCCTCGGGCGACACCGACAGCGTCGCGGCGGCCGTGGTCGGCGCAGAAGGCGCGGGACCGGCCGAGTGGGCCGGCGGCCCGCCGCCCCGGGGTCCCTCCGAGAGCGCCGCGCCCTGGGGTCCTGCACGTGGCCCGGACCCTGGCTTTTGAGGTCGGCCGCCCGTCGTCTCCTGCTCGGATGGAGCAGACAGATGCCACTGGGCGAGCGGTGAGCAGTGACGGGCGGGTGTTGGCCAGCGCCTCTGGGGCGGCGTCGGGCGGCGGCGGCCACCG CTGCCCAcgacccctcccgcccccacacACGGCCCTGCTGCCAAGCCGCTGTGGCCCCAAGCCCTGCGGGCTCAGCCGCCCGTGTGCCCAGACACCTCCCCTTGTGGTTGCTGGCTTCCTCACGCGGACCCAGCCGGTGGCTCACGGATTGCGCTGGAAGGCACACCCCACCTCTGGCAGCCGCCGGCCCCACCTCTTCACCTTTCCCAAC CATCAGCCCTGCTCCGCCAGTAACACCACCTCAGCCTGCACCCTCACCATCCCCCTGCTCCCCCAAACGcacccatcccacccacccccacccctgctccccacctcccccatctccacTGCCCCCTCCCGCCCACGCGCGCGCAGCCCGGTTCCTCCATGA